One Glycine max cultivar Williams 82 chromosome 3, Glycine_max_v4.0, whole genome shotgun sequence DNA window includes the following coding sequences:
- the LOC100814481 gene encoding probable sugar phosphate/phosphate translocator At3g17430 isoform X1 — MAVTMALMTRQHLLTYIYLLVYISLSSGVILYNKWVLSTLYFNFPFPITLTMIHMAFSGGVAFFLIRVLKVVSPIKMTLHIYATCVVPISAFFAASLWFGNTAYLYISVAFIQMLKALMPVATFLVAVTCGTEKLRCDVFWNMVLVSVGVVISSYGEIHFNVLGTVYQVTGIVAEALRLVLTQVLLQKKGLTLNPITSLYYIAPCSFAFLFIPWYILEKPEMEDPHMQFNFWVFFSNALCAFALNLSTFLVIGRTGAVTIRVAGVLKDWLLITLSTIIFPESKITGLNIIGYAIALGGVVIYNYLKVRDVCTSQLQSIRDESAKELQTEKKADDAMDNKEETSWNDSVSETHLDEEAPLISSRISHFGVGRKPA; from the exons ATGGCAGTCACTATGGCACTAATGACCAGGCAGCATCTGCTGACCTACATCTACCTTCTAGTTTACATTTCACTTTCATCAGGGGTTATTCTGTACAACAAG TGGGTCCTCTCCacattgtattttaattttccatTTCCGATAACACTCACTATGATCCATATGGCTTTTTCTGGTGGGGTGGCCTTTTTCCTTATCCGTGTTTTGAAG GTTGTGTCGCCGATTAAAATGACCCTCCATAT ATATGCAACTTGTGTGGTCCCTATAAGTGCCTTCTTTGCAGCTAGTCTGTG GTTTGGGAATACTGCTTATTTGTACATTTCTGTGGCCTTCATCCAGATGCTTAAAGCCCTGA TGCCAGTGGCAACATTTCTTGTGGCTGTTACTTGTGGAACTGAGAAATTAAGGTGTGATGTATTCTGGAACATGGTGCTGGTCAGTGTTGGAGTTGTCATTTCCTCCTATggggaaattcattttaatgtgCTCGGTACAGTTTATCAGGTCACAGGAATAGTTGCTGAAGCTTTGAGACTGGTTTTAACTCAAGTTCTTCTTCAAAAGAAGGGCCTGACACTAAACCCTATTACTAGCTTGTATTACATAGCACCCTGCAG CTTTGCATTTCTTTTTATCCCATGGTATATCCTTGAGAAGCCTGAGATGGAAGATCCACATATGCAGTTTAACTTCTGGGTATTTTTCTCGAATGCTCTTTGTGCTTTCGCATTGAATCTTTCCACATTCCTAGTGATTGGCAGAACTGGGGCAGTAACTATTCGCGTGGCTGGAGTTTTGAAAGACTGGTTACTTATCACTCTTTCAACCATCATATTTCCTGAATCAAAGATTACAGGGCTTAATATTATTGGCTATGCTATTG CTTTAGGCGGTGTTGTTATTTACAACTACCTTAAGGTCAGGGATGTTTGCACATCTCAGCTTCAAAGTATCCGAGATGAATCCGCAAAG gAGCTGCAGACGGAGAAAAAAGCAGATGATGCCATGGACAACAAAGAGGAGACTTCATGGAATGATTCAGTTTCTGAAACTCATTTAGATGAAGAAGCACCTTTAATCTCTTCGCGGATATCTCATTTTGGAGTTGGAAGAAAGCCAGCTTAG
- the LOC100814481 gene encoding probable sugar phosphate/phosphate translocator At3g17430 isoform X2, giving the protein MIDCFCLCPRLSQLPDQGLGDHIFPPTLTGSLFSTLWDADVDFDLFGNTAYLYISVAFIQMLKALMPVATFLVAVTCGTEKLRCDVFWNMVLVSVGVVISSYGEIHFNVLGTVYQVTGIVAEALRLVLTQVLLQKKGLTLNPITSLYYIAPCSFAFLFIPWYILEKPEMEDPHMQFNFWVFFSNALCAFALNLSTFLVIGRTGAVTIRVAGVLKDWLLITLSTIIFPESKITGLNIIGYAIALGGVVIYNYLKVRDVCTSQLQSIRDESAKELQTEKKADDAMDNKEETSWNDSVSETHLDEEAPLISSRISHFGVGRKPA; this is encoded by the exons ATGATTGACTGTTTCTGTCTCTGTCCCCGTCTCTCTCAATTGCCTGATCAGGGTTTGGGTGATCATATATTTCCTCCTACCCTTACTGGAAGCCTTTTTTCAACTCTATGGGATGCTGATGTTGATTTTGACCT GTTTGGGAATACTGCTTATTTGTACATTTCTGTGGCCTTCATCCAGATGCTTAAAGCCCTGA TGCCAGTGGCAACATTTCTTGTGGCTGTTACTTGTGGAACTGAGAAATTAAGGTGTGATGTATTCTGGAACATGGTGCTGGTCAGTGTTGGAGTTGTCATTTCCTCCTATggggaaattcattttaatgtgCTCGGTACAGTTTATCAGGTCACAGGAATAGTTGCTGAAGCTTTGAGACTGGTTTTAACTCAAGTTCTTCTTCAAAAGAAGGGCCTGACACTAAACCCTATTACTAGCTTGTATTACATAGCACCCTGCAG CTTTGCATTTCTTTTTATCCCATGGTATATCCTTGAGAAGCCTGAGATGGAAGATCCACATATGCAGTTTAACTTCTGGGTATTTTTCTCGAATGCTCTTTGTGCTTTCGCATTGAATCTTTCCACATTCCTAGTGATTGGCAGAACTGGGGCAGTAACTATTCGCGTGGCTGGAGTTTTGAAAGACTGGTTACTTATCACTCTTTCAACCATCATATTTCCTGAATCAAAGATTACAGGGCTTAATATTATTGGCTATGCTATTG CTTTAGGCGGTGTTGTTATTTACAACTACCTTAAGGTCAGGGATGTTTGCACATCTCAGCTTCAAAGTATCCGAGATGAATCCGCAAAG gAGCTGCAGACGGAGAAAAAAGCAGATGATGCCATGGACAACAAAGAGGAGACTTCATGGAATGATTCAGTTTCTGAAACTCATTTAGATGAAGAAGCACCTTTAATCTCTTCGCGGATATCTCATTTTGGAGTTGGAAGAAAGCCAGCTTAG
- the LOC100819329 gene encoding uncharacterized protein, translating to MGGHAATTYSAAKISVWWDIDNCRVPKGHNANSIAQNITSALVGINYAGPLSISAYGDTNRIPPPVQHALSSTGVSLNHIPTGANDASDMKILVDMLLWAVDNPAPANYLLISGDTNFSNALHQLSLRKYNILLAHPPHVSPSLAAAAKVVWLWTTLSAGGPPLSDSTSNSCKPPTPAPLLQPFQFKPKPKYIRKITTITPIETKNNDAEPLPPPPQPLRKFFIGAPHEFFTSKCNEPVNLIPTPTSSKEINQILIPRRDSHQKKLNEIPRVMNATTHQDNSEYNVENLIDVIMRTLNLLKVEMILPSEANITDCIRYGDPKYQTIDVRMVLDAAIQQGRLAKRVCGPMHLYLARNDTLWNCVNHMGGHPCDFPQETWDRVKQFLTSSSGRSLMLTSRCRFEASVTLKKSCLREVVLGDVLKILEMMITVKKWIIHHHSGWQPITIRLKESIFSSSVDIAKS from the exons ATGGGTGGCCATGCAGCCACAACTTACTCGGCGGCCAAGATTTCGGTGTGGTGGGACATTGACAACTGTCGTGTTCCCAAAGGCCACAACGCCAATTCCATCGCTCAGAACATAACCTCCGCCCTCGTCGGCATCAACTACGCCGGCCCCCTCTCCATCTCCGCCTATGGTGACACCAACCGCATCCCTCCCCCCGTCCAACACGCCCTCTCCAGCACCGGCGTTTCCCTCAACCACATCCCCACCG GTGCGAATGATGCTAGCGACATGAAGATTCTTGTGGACATGCTGCTATGGGCCGTAGACAATCCCGCCCCCGCTAACTACTTGCTCATATCCGGCGACACCAACTTCTCCAACGCCCTTCACCAACTCAGTTTGCGAAAGTACAACATTCTCCTCGCCCACCCGCCGCACGTTTCTCCCTCCCTCGCCGCCGCCGCCAAAGTCGTCTGGCTCTGGACAACCCTCTCCGCCGGCGGCCCGCCCCTCTCCGACTCCACCTCCAACTCCTGTAAACCCCCCACTCCCGCCCCTCTCCTTCAACCTTTTCAATTCAAACCCAAACCTAAATACATTAGAAAAATTACCACAATAACCCCAATCGAGACCAAGAACAATGATGCAGAACCACTACCGCCACCACCACAACCGCTAAGAAAGTTCTTTATCGGAGCACCTCATGAATTCTTTACTAGTAAATGTAACGAACCCGTAAACCTAATCCCAACCCCGACTAGTTCTAAGgagattaatcaaattttaattcctCGTCGTGATTCACACCAAAAAAAGCTAAATGAAATTCCTCGTGTTATGAATGCTACTACTCATCAAGATAATTCTGAGTACAATGTGGAGAATCTAATTGATGTTATTATGAGAACCCTAAACTTGCTCAAGGTTGAAATGATTCTGCCCTCTGAAGCAAATATAACTGATTGCATTCGTTATGGGGACCCCAAGTATCAGACAATTGATGTCAGGATGGTCTTGGATGCTGCCATACAGCAAGGTAGGCTAGCCAAACGAGTCTGTGGGCCCATGCATTTGTATCTTGCTAGAAATGACACGCTCTGGAACTGTGTCAACCATATGGGTGGTCATCCTTGTGATTTTCCGCAAGAAACATGGGATAGAGTCAAGCAGTTCCTCACTTCATCATCTGGGAGATCGTTGATGTTGACATCTCGTTGCAG ATTTGAAGCATCTGTGACTCTAAAGAAATCATGTCTTCGAGAGGTTGTATTAGGGGATGTGCTTAAAATTCTAGAGATGATGATCACAGTCAAGAAATGGATTATACATCATCATAGTGGGTGGCAGCCAATTACCATTAGGCTTAAGGAGAGTATATTTAGTAGCTCAGTTGACATAGCTAAATCATGA
- the LOC100527460 gene encoding uncharacterized protein LOC100527460, with product MDADEAKILLGFPPNSRPTPSQVKSAYKKKVWESHPDLFPSHEKPLAESKFKLISEAYTCLESGGRGGASSSVDQYSHVVRTGFPRAHGGRKNHAMIKVPFLLIILGTLALGGFNASRAYKKQKDEYPSHNPFLP from the exons ATGGATGCCGATGAAGCCAAAATCTTGCTCGGTTTCCCTCCCAATTCTCGTCCAACTCCATCCCAG gTAAAATCAGCTTACAAAAAGAAGGTGTGGGAATCTCACCCTGATCTATTTCCTTCTCATGAAAAGCCTCTCGCTGAGTCTAAGTTTAAACTG ATTTCAGAAGCTTACACATGCCTGGAATCTG GTGGGAGAGGAGGAGCTTCAAGTTCAG TTGATCAATATTCACACGTTGTGAGAACTGGATTCCCAAGGGCTCATGGAGGAAGAAAAAATCATGCTATGATTAAAGTCCCATTCCTTCTAATCATTCTGGGAACACTTGCGCTTGGAGGATTTAATGCTTCTAG GGCTTACAAAAAGCAAAAGGATGAATACCCTTCACACAATCCATTTCTTCCTTGA
- the LOC100815015 gene encoding pectinesterase: MDTSPASPKHPPQATSTQRGGIIISLTSKAKKKKKIANMSGKIIISAVSLILVVGVAIGVVVAVNKKGEDPAVESHQKYVGVICQNTDEKKLCHDTLSSVKGMDSADPKAYIATAVKATMDSVTRAFNMSDRLTTEYGGSDNGTKMALDDCKDLLQSAIESLQLSTDMVHNNNVQAVHNQQADFKNWLSAVISYQQACTEGFDDAKDGEKKIKEQLQTQTLDNVQKLTGITLDIVSSLSHILEQFGLKFNLKPASRRLLSEDGFPTWFSAGDRKLLARGWRARIKPNVVVAKDGSGQFNTVAQAIASYPKNNQGRYIIYVKAGVYDEYITVPKTAVNILMYGDGPAKTIITGRKNYVEGVKTMQTATFANTAEGFIAKAMTFQNTAGAEGHQAVAFRNQGDRSALVGCHILGYQDTLYVQTNRQFYRNCVISGTVDFIFGTSPTVIQHSVIIVRKPLDNQFNTITADGTSMKNMDTGIVIQGCNIIPEAELFPTRFQVKSYLGRPWKQFSRTIVMESTVGDFLHPEGWCPWAGEHFEDTLYYAEYNNDGPGANVNGRIKWKGYRGLISQQEAAQFTPAQFLQAGSNGGTDWLKALHVPHALNFMKA; this comes from the exons ATGGACACTTCACCGGCATCTCCAAAGCATCCCCCCCAAGCTACAAGCACCCAAAGGGGAGGAATAATAATAAGCCTAACTTCTaaggccaaaaaaaaaaaaaaaatagcaaatatGTCAGGAAAGATCATTATCTCGGCTGTTTCTCTCATCCTGGTGGTGGGTGTGGCAATCGGCGTGGTGGTCGCCGTGAACAAGAAGGGCGAGGATCCTGCAGTTGAATCCCACCAAAAATACGTAGGGGTCATATGCCAAAACACCGATGAGAAAAAGCTCTGCCATGACACCCTGAGCTCCGTGAAGGGCATGGACAGCGCTGACCCCAAGGCCTACATCGCCACCGCTGTGAAAGCCACCATGGACAGCGTGACCAGGGCCTTCAACATGAGCGACAGGCTCACCACAGAGTACGGTGGCAGCGATAACGGAACCAAGATGGCCCTTGACGACTGCAAGGACCTCTTGCAATCAGCCATCGAGAGCCTCCAGCTCAGCACTGACATGGTTCACAACAACAACGTCCAGGCCGTGCATAACCAACAGGCTGATTTCAAGAACTGGCTCAGCGCTGTCATCTCTTACCAACAGGCCTGCACGGAGGGTTTTGACGATGCCAAAGACGGTGAGAAGAAGATCAAGGAGCAGTTGCAGACCCAGACCTTGGACAATGTTCAGAAACTCACTGGCATCACCCTTGACATTGTGAGTTCTTTGTCCCACATCCTCGAGCAGTTCGGCTTAAAGTTTAATCTTAAACCCGCATCTCGTCGTCTTCTCAGCGAGGATGGGTTCCCCACTTGGTTCTCTGCTGGTGATCGCAAGCTCTTGGCTCGTGGATGGAGAGCACGTATCAAGCCCAATGTTGTGGTTGCCAAGGATGGCTCTGGTCAGTTCAATACCGTTGCTCAGGCTATTGCTTCATACCCTAAGAATAACCAGGGTAGGTACATTATCTACGTTAAGGCCGGTGTCTATGACGAGTACATCACCGTTCCCAAGACTGCAGTCAACATTCTCATGTACGGTGATGGCCCTGCTAAGACCATCATCACCGGTCGCAAGAACTACGTCGAAGGTGTCAAGACCATGCAAACTGCCACTTTCg CCAACACTGCCGAAGGCTTCATTGCCAAGGCAATGACATTCCAGAACACAGCCGGTGCTGAGGGCCACCAAGCCGTTGCATTCAGGAACCAAGGAGACAGATCAGCTCTGGTTGGTTGCcacattttggggtaccaagaCACCTTGTACGTCCAGACCAACAGGCAATTCTACCGCAACTGCGTGATCTCTGGCACAGTGGACTTCATCTTTGGCACCTCCCCCACCGTGATCCAGCACTCAGTGATCATCGTGAGGAAGCCCTTGGACAACCAGTTCAACACGATCACCGCCGACGGAACATCCATGAAGAACATGGATACAGGAATCGTGATCCAGGGTTGCAACATCATCCCAGAAGCCGAACTCTTCCCTACAAGATTCCAGGTGAAGTCATACCTTGGAAGGCCATGGAAGCAATTCTCAAGGACAATTGTGATGGAATCCACCGTGGGTGACTTCCTTCACCCGGAAGGATGGTGCCCATGGGCCGGTGAACACTTCGAAGACACCCTGTACTATGCTGAATACAACAACGATGGACCTGGTGCCAACGTTAACGGAAGGATCAAGTGGAAGGGTTACCGCGGTCTCATTAGCCAGCAAGAAGCTGCTCAGTTCACCCCTGCCCAATTCCTCCAGGCTGGTTCCAACGGTGGAACTGACTGGTTGAAGGCTCTCCATGTTCCTCATGCACTTAACTTCATGAAAGCTTGA
- the LOC100800412 gene encoding peptide chain release factor 1, mitochondrial isoform X2, with product MRFHGNFIICRYLSRLRNQFNSNFEFPLPNFRHRAPFFLRSYSAEVPAQLSPELLNIMEQRLSAIEYRTSCLNNFLNQPEASPSEYARANKELRKLSGSVDLIKELRAKQKEIDGLKSLMAECSEDKDMLNMATEEMGQAVEEERKLQNLLLKSLLPKDDADERDCILEVRAGTGGEEASLFAMDIFRMYEKYALEKGWKFEVVDIAQSDHKGYKEASAAIAGDGVFRKLKFESGIHRVQRVPVTEKSGRIHTSAVSVAILPQADEVDVQLKNEDLRIDTYRSGGSGGQHANTTNSAVRVTHIPTGIMITIQDERSQHMNKAKALKVLCAKLYEMERLRLRSSRSKLRLEQIGSGDRSERIRTYNFPQGRVTDHRVGITYHSVDDVMQGENLDVFIDALLLQEEMDAMATFSSSQ from the exons ATGAGATTTCACGGTAACTTTATTATTTGCCGTTATCTTTCTCGGTTGCgaaatcaattcaattcaaacttCGAATTCCCACTCCCGAATTTCCGGCATCGAGCTCCATTCTTCCTCCGTTCTTACTCTGCCG AAGTGCCAGCTCAACTGTCTCCGGAGCTCTTAAACATAATGGAGCAAAGACTCTCCGCTATTGAGTACAGGACTTCTTGTCTTAACAATTTTCTAAATCAG CCAGAAGCATCACCATCAGAGTATGCAAGAGCTAACAAGGAGCTGCGGAAGCTAAGTGGCTCTGTGGACCTTATTAAGGAATTGAGGGCCAAACAGAAG GAAATTGATGGCTTGAAGTCACTAATGGCTGAATGTTCTGAGGATAAAGACATGCTTAATATGGCTACTGAGGAAATGGGTCAGGCagtggaagaagaaagaaaactgCAAAATTTGCTGCTGAAGTCATTACTTCCTAAGGATGATGCTGATGAAAGGGATTGCATTTTAGAGGTGCGAGCAG GCACTGGTGGGGAGGAGGCTTCCTTGTTTGCAATGGATATCTTTAGAAT GTATGAGAAGTATGCTCTCGAGAAAGGCTGGAAGTTTGAAGTAGTAGATATAGCTCAATCTGATCATAAAGGATACAAG GAGGCTAGTGCTGCAATTGCAGGAGACGGTGTTTTCAGGAAACTAAAATTTGAGAGTGGAATTCATAGGGTCCAG CGAGTTCCTGTGACAGAAAAGTCAGGACGGATTCATACCAGTGCTGTTTCTGTTGCAATCCTTCCTCAGGCTGATGAG GTGGATGTTcaattgaagaatgaagacttaAGAATCGATACCTATAGATCTGGTGGTTCAGGTGGTCAGCATGCAAATACAACCAACAGTGCTGTTAGAGTAACCCACATTCCAACAGGGATTATGATTACTATACAAGATGAGCGTTCTCAACATATG AACAAGGCCAAAGCTCTCAAGGTACTGTGTGCAAAACTATATGAAATGGAAAGGCTCAGACTTCGGAGTAGCCGATCAAAGCTTCGATTAGAGCAG ATTGGTAGTGGGGATAGATCTGAACGCATCAGAACATACAATTTTCCTCAGGGCCGTGTAACTGATCATAGAGTTGGTATCACTTATCACTCGGTAGATGATGTGATGCAAGGTGAAAATCTTGATGTCTTCATTGATGCTCTTCTATTGCAAGAAGAAATGGATGCAATGGCAACTTTTAGTTCGTCTCAGTAA
- the LOC100800412 gene encoding peptide chain release factor 1, mitochondrial isoform X1 produces MRFHGNFIICRYLSRLRNQFNSNFEFPLPNFRHRAPFFLRSYSAEVPAQLSPELLNIMEQRLSAIEYRTSCLNNFLNQPEASPSEYARANKELRKLSGSVDLIKELRAKQKEIDGLKSLMAECSEDKDMLNMATEEMGQAVEEERKLQNLLLKSLLPKDDADERDCILEVRAGTGGEEASLFAMDIFRMYEKYALEKGWKFEVVDIAQSDHKGYKSTMHWNLLLARIEFHLATDVLWTILSQEASAAIAGDGVFRKLKFESGIHRVQRVPVTEKSGRIHTSAVSVAILPQADEVDVQLKNEDLRIDTYRSGGSGGQHANTTNSAVRVTHIPTGIMITIQDERSQHMNKAKALKVLCAKLYEMERLRLRSSRSKLRLEQIGSGDRSERIRTYNFPQGRVTDHRVGITYHSVDDVMQGENLDVFIDALLLQEEMDAMATFSSSQ; encoded by the exons ATGAGATTTCACGGTAACTTTATTATTTGCCGTTATCTTTCTCGGTTGCgaaatcaattcaattcaaacttCGAATTCCCACTCCCGAATTTCCGGCATCGAGCTCCATTCTTCCTCCGTTCTTACTCTGCCG AAGTGCCAGCTCAACTGTCTCCGGAGCTCTTAAACATAATGGAGCAAAGACTCTCCGCTATTGAGTACAGGACTTCTTGTCTTAACAATTTTCTAAATCAG CCAGAAGCATCACCATCAGAGTATGCAAGAGCTAACAAGGAGCTGCGGAAGCTAAGTGGCTCTGTGGACCTTATTAAGGAATTGAGGGCCAAACAGAAG GAAATTGATGGCTTGAAGTCACTAATGGCTGAATGTTCTGAGGATAAAGACATGCTTAATATGGCTACTGAGGAAATGGGTCAGGCagtggaagaagaaagaaaactgCAAAATTTGCTGCTGAAGTCATTACTTCCTAAGGATGATGCTGATGAAAGGGATTGCATTTTAGAGGTGCGAGCAG GCACTGGTGGGGAGGAGGCTTCCTTGTTTGCAATGGATATCTTTAGAAT GTATGAGAAGTATGCTCTCGAGAAAGGCTGGAAGTTTGAAGTAGTAGATATAGCTCAATCTGATCATAAAGGATACAAG TCCACCATGCATTGGAACCTTCTGTTAGCAAGAATTGAATTTCATCTTGCAACTGATGTACTTTGGACTATTCTTTCTCAGGAGGCTAGTGCTGCAATTGCAGGAGACGGTGTTTTCAGGAAACTAAAATTTGAGAGTGGAATTCATAGGGTCCAG CGAGTTCCTGTGACAGAAAAGTCAGGACGGATTCATACCAGTGCTGTTTCTGTTGCAATCCTTCCTCAGGCTGATGAG GTGGATGTTcaattgaagaatgaagacttaAGAATCGATACCTATAGATCTGGTGGTTCAGGTGGTCAGCATGCAAATACAACCAACAGTGCTGTTAGAGTAACCCACATTCCAACAGGGATTATGATTACTATACAAGATGAGCGTTCTCAACATATG AACAAGGCCAAAGCTCTCAAGGTACTGTGTGCAAAACTATATGAAATGGAAAGGCTCAGACTTCGGAGTAGCCGATCAAAGCTTCGATTAGAGCAG ATTGGTAGTGGGGATAGATCTGAACGCATCAGAACATACAATTTTCCTCAGGGCCGTGTAACTGATCATAGAGTTGGTATCACTTATCACTCGGTAGATGATGTGATGCAAGGTGAAAATCTTGATGTCTTCATTGATGCTCTTCTATTGCAAGAAGAAATGGATGCAATGGCAACTTTTAGTTCGTCTCAGTAA